One window of the Parcubacteria group bacterium genome contains the following:
- a CDS encoding type II toxin-antitoxin system RelE/ParE family toxin, with product MYAVTYHHLVKREDIPALPDVWKQKIKRAIEERLMTYPDLYGKPLRKSLKGYRKLRVGDYRVIFSIEENAVKILIIQHRGTVYTEIKKRVA from the coding sequence ATGTACGCCGTCACCTACCACCATCTGGTAAAACGCGAAGATATTCCCGCGCTCCCGGATGTGTGGAAACAAAAAATCAAACGCGCCATTGAAGAGCGGCTCATGACATATCCGGATCTCTACGGCAAGCCGCTCCGCAAATCGCTTAAAGGATACCGCAAGCTCCGCGTGGGCGATTATCGGGTGATTTTTAGCATTGAGGAGAACGCCGTCAAAATCCTCATCATCCAACACCGAGGAACAGTATATACGGAAATCAAAAAAAGAGTTGCTTGA
- the msrB gene encoding peptide-methionine (R)-S-oxide reductase MsrB, whose protein sequence is MAGNMPKTDEEWKQRLTPEQYEILREKGTEAPFTGKYVNHHENGMYACAACGTPLFDSGTKFDSGTGWPSFGGVVNKGNIELREDTSNGMARTEVVCKTCGGHLGHLFDDGPAPTGKRYCINSACLNFKPKSEHETTIHA, encoded by the coding sequence ATGGCAGGTAATATGCCCAAAACAGACGAGGAGTGGAAGCAAAGGCTTACTCCGGAACAATACGAGATTCTGCGCGAAAAAGGGACCGAAGCCCCGTTTACCGGAAAGTACGTTAATCACCACGAAAACGGCATGTACGCGTGCGCCGCGTGCGGCACTCCCCTGTTTGATTCAGGCACTAAGTTTGATTCAGGCACGGGCTGGCCCAGTTTTGGTGGCGTGGTGAATAAAGGTAATATTGAACTTCGCGAAGACACAAGTAATGGCATGGCGCGGACCGAGGTGGTGTGCAAAACCTGCGGCGGGCACTTGGGCCACCTGTTTGACGACGGCCCCGCCCCCACAGGCAAACGGTACTGCATCAATTCCGCGTGTCTGAATTTTAAGCCGAAATCTGAACATGAAACAACAATACACGCCTGA